GTCGGCTTCGGGCTGGGGTGCGTAATGGCCGCAGCCCATCAGCCGGGCGTAACCCTGACCCAGACGCGCCGGGGTGTTCAGGGTGCGGCCAGCCGTGAGGTCGGCCAGCCGGTAGCCGTACAGCTGCGCGCCACAGCCGTCGCCGCTGCTCTCGCTCAGCAGCACGCGCCGGCCGTCGAAGGCGGCGAGGCCCCAGCCGGCATAAGGGTCATTCGGGTGGGCCACCGGGACACTCAGCACCGGGCCGCTCCTGCCGGTACGGGCGTCCACGCGAGCGAAGCGGTTGACGGTGCCGCGTTCCCTATTTGGGGGAATGCGCTCGGTAGATTCGGGTGTGAGGCCGGTGCCGGCCAACCACCGGCCACCGGGTGAGGGAACACTGTACCAGACACTGGATTTCTCGGGGAACTTCCAGAGCACCGTATTCGTTCCCCACTCTACTGCGGCGAGGGGACTCTGGTGTCCATTCTGAGAGCGAATCACCACCTGCGACACCGGGAACTGCGCGCCCTGCGGCAAGGGGTAAGCGGCGCCGTCGGCCACGCGCCAGGCCTGCACACCACTGTCGCCCCACCAGCCCAGCGCGGCGCTCAGCACCAGACCATCCGGGCTGAAGGTCAGGTCGCTGACCCGTTCCTGCGCCCGCCACTCGCGCAGCATCCGGCCCGAGGCGTCCAGCAGCCGCAGCGTGCGCCCATCTTTCCCACCAGCAGCGGCAATACGGGTGCCGTCTCTATTTGCCGCCAGGTGTTCAGGCACCTGTGGCCCCCGGTAGAGCGTCTCCAGCCGCCCCGGCCGGTGCCGCACAATGCGCCCGAATCCGGCGCCGTCCTGCACCGCCAGCAGGGTGCGGCCCCCGCTCAGCGGCACGGCATCTTGTACCGCCGCGCCCAGCGCACGCATGAAGCGACCATCCGACACGCGGCGCAGTTCGGGCACGCTGCCGTCACGCACGGTCACGAACAAAGACCCGTCCGGCGAGGGGTACGCGCCGCGCAGCCCTGTTTCGGCCTCCAGCGCCCAAACTGCTCCCTCACCGGGCGTAACCAGCATCAGCCTCTGCCCGTACCGGCTGCCGCCGCCGCCGGTGTTGTAGACGTTGGAGGCCAGCAAAACGCGCCCACCCACCCAGCTGAGGCTGGAGCCGGGATACAGCAGCGGGCCACCCAGCGCCGTTCGCCGGGCCTGCACCGCGCCGGCCGCGTCCCGCTCCCAGGTCAGCAGGGTGCCCTTGCCGCCAAATGCCACGTCTTTGCTGCTCAG
This region of Deinococcus sp. Marseille-Q6407 genomic DNA includes:
- a CDS encoding WD40 repeat domain-containing protein, producing MALLALSSKDVAFGGKGTLLTWERDAAGAVQARRTALGGPLLYPGSSLSWVGGRVLLASNVYNTGGGGSRYGQRLMLVTPGEGAVWALEAETGLRGAYPSPDGSLFVTVRDGSVPELRRVSDGRFMRALGAAVQDAVPLSGGRTLLAVQDGAGFGRIVRHRPGRLETLYRGPQVPEHLAANRDGTRIAAAGGKDGRTLRLLDASGRMLREWRAQERVSDLTFSPDGLVLSAALGWWGDSGVQAWRVADGAAYPLPQGAQFPVSQVVIRSQNGHQSPLAAVEWGTNTVLWKFPEKSSVWYSVPSPGGRWLAGTGLTPESTERIPPNRERGTVNRFARVDARTGRSGPVLSVPVAHPNDPYAGWGLAAFDGRRVLLSESSGDGCGAQLYGYRLADLTAGRTLNTPARLGQGYARLMGCGHYAPQPEADFAPDGRLLIRDGNRLDWWAL